Proteins from one Cydia fagiglandana chromosome 13, ilCydFagi1.1, whole genome shotgun sequence genomic window:
- the LOC134670103 gene encoding methylated-DNA--protein-cysteine methyltransferase: protein MPNLRFLDKYSKKSSKTVYVCTFKSPVGEVIAAADDEYLYVVTFEDSKVFEKSFKTLSDELSCNFKQEKNGILNQFEEELKAYLNGDLKKFSVPIKTYGSDFQKEVWNKLLELPYASTMSYGDLAKAMGRPGSHARAIGAACGANSHLVVVPCHRLVGSTSKGGFNSGVDRKEWLLQLEKKHS, encoded by the exons ATGCCTAATTTGAGATTCCTCGATAAGTACTCAAAGAAATCGTCGAAAACTGTATACGTGTGTACATTTAAATCTCCTGTTGGTGAAGTGATTGCAGCTGCAGATGATGAATACTTGTATGTTGTCACCTTCGAGGATTCTAAAGTGTTCGAAAAAAGTTTCAAAACTCTTAGTGACGAACTGTCGTGTAATTTCAAGCAAGAAAAGAATGGTATTTTGAATCAGTTTGAAGAAGAACTCAAGGCTTATTTGAATGGTGATTTAAAGAAGTTCTCAGTGCCTATAAAAACTTATGGCTCCGATTTTCAGAAG gAGGTATGGAACAAGCTATTAGAGCTACCGTATGCATCAACAATGTCTTACGGTGACCTGGCTAAAGCCATGGGACGGCCAGGCAGCCATGCCAGGGCTATTGGCGCGGCCTGTGGAGCCAACTCACATCTGGTGGTGGTGCCCTGTCACCGTCTGGTTGGATCTACATCTAAAGGGGGCTTCAACAGCGGAGTTGACAGGAAGGAATGGTTACTACAACTTGAAAAGAAACATTCATGA
- the LOC134670099 gene encoding prostaglandin reductase 1-like, translated as MMKPMSTSTFFWAKRAYSNAAGKINARKYVLTKYFQGEPKKSDFKIVEEELPEIKDGEILTEAEYLSVDPYMRAYMIGYKLPTDMIGGQVAKIIASRNDQYPVGKYVAGSFGWRTHTICNPKSSPYLGFMPITLLPDMSPHPISLGLGVIGMPGNTAYFGVKEILYPKAGETIAITGAAGAVGSHVGQIGKILGCRVIGFAGTDEKCEYLQKELGFDHAFNYKTANIKTALREGAPNRIDCYFDNVGGEISSTIMGHMNKYGRVAVCGSISSYNDTALPKVTILQPSIVFKELKVEGFLVNRWLDRWDEGIKANMNWLQEGKIKYQEKVYNGFDNMVEALVGILRGENTGKAVVKVK; from the exons ATGATGAAGCCAATGAGCACTTCTACGTTCTTCTGGGCAAAACGCGCATATTCGAACGCAGCTGGAAAAATAAATGCACGCAAGTATGTGCTAACAAAATATTTCCAAGGGGAGCCAAAAAAAAGCGACTTTAAAATCGTTGAAGAAGAACTTCCAGAAATAAAAGATGGAG AAATATTAACGGAAGCAGAATATTTAAGTGTCGATCCTTACATGCGCGCTTATATGATCGGATACAAATTGCCCACTGACATGATAGGTGGCCAAGTTGCTAA GATAATTGCGAGTCGTAATGATCAATACCCAGTGGGCAAATACGTGGCTGGTTCATTTGGATGGCGCACACATACCATTTGCAACCCTAAATCATCACCCTACTTAGGGTTTATGCCTATCACACTTTTGCCTGATATGAGCCCACATCCAATTTCGCTTGGCTTAGGAGTAATTGGAATGCCAGG TAATACAGCATATTTCGGAGTTAAAGAAATATTATACCCAAAAGCAGGTGAGACCATTGCCATTACTGGAGCAGCTGGAGCGGTTGGTTCTCATGTTGGACAAATCGGAAAAATATTAG GCTGTCGCGTGATCGGATTTGCTGGTACAGATGAAAAATGCGAATATTTGCAGAAAGAGTTGGGTTTTGATCACGCATTCAATTACAAAACTGCTAATATCAAAACTGCTTTGAGGGAAGGAGCACCAAATCGCATTGACTGCTACTTCGATAAT GTTGGCGGTGAAATTAGCTCGACAATTATGGGTCATATGAACAAATACGGACGCGTGGCAGTTTGTGGTTCTATATCGTCGTATAATGATACTGCTTTACCAAAAG taactATACTACAACCATCAATCGTGTTTAAAGAACTAAAAGTCGAGGGGTTTTTAGTAAATCGTTGGCTTGATCGATGGGACGAAGGAATCAAAGCTAATATGAATTGGCTGCAGGAgggaaaaattaaatatcaagAGAAAGTTTATAATGGTTTTGATAACATGGTTGAAGCGCTGGTTGGAATATTGAGAGGAGAAAATACTGGAAAAGCTGTTGTCAAAGTAAAGTAA